A stretch of [Clostridium] innocuum DNA encodes these proteins:
- a CDS encoding iron-containing alcohol dehydrogenase yields MRNFTYHNPVRILFGDHALDQLPDLFREFHVSNLLLVYSGDFIKELGIWDAVRKACVQSGIAFYEEGGVVPNPKIELVRELITLGKEKKIDFVLAVGGGSSIDTAKAVAAGIPYEHDVWDFFEYAAVPETAVPVGVITTIPASGSECSNCSIISNGLHKCGIEYDCIIPKFAIMNPEYTRTLPAYQTSAGIADILSHMLERYFTNTEHVDTTDYMLEGTMQALMVNARRLMKKPDDIHARSEVQCLAFIAHNNLLDIGRESDWGAHRIEHELSAQYGITHGEGMAVVTIAWARYMAAHHPDKLAQLASRIFGVDPFVYTKEDMAYILADRLEEFFRSLHLKTTLHEMGIDDAHFEEMANRATNNGKDCVGHYVALNKQIFVDILKMAL; encoded by the coding sequence ATGAGAAATTTTACGTATCACAACCCTGTACGGATTCTGTTTGGCGATCATGCACTGGATCAGCTTCCTGATCTGTTCAGGGAATTTCATGTTTCAAATCTTTTGCTGGTTTACAGCGGAGATTTTATCAAAGAGCTAGGAATCTGGGATGCTGTTCGTAAGGCTTGTGTTCAAAGTGGCATCGCCTTCTATGAAGAGGGCGGTGTTGTTCCGAATCCGAAAATCGAGCTTGTACGTGAGCTGATCACACTGGGAAAAGAAAAAAAGATTGATTTCGTCCTTGCCGTGGGTGGAGGCAGCTCGATCGATACAGCAAAAGCAGTGGCAGCAGGAATACCCTATGAGCATGATGTATGGGACTTCTTCGAATATGCTGCTGTTCCTGAAACGGCTGTACCGGTTGGTGTTATCACCACCATACCTGCGAGCGGCTCCGAGTGCTCCAATTGTTCCATCATTTCCAATGGGCTGCACAAATGCGGCATTGAGTACGATTGCATCATCCCGAAATTCGCCATCATGAATCCGGAGTATACCAGAACGCTTCCGGCCTATCAGACATCGGCGGGAATTGCAGATATTCTCTCTCATATGCTGGAGCGCTATTTCACCAATACGGAGCATGTTGATACGACAGATTATATGCTGGAGGGTACAATGCAGGCACTCATGGTGAATGCCCGCCGTTTGATGAAGAAGCCGGATGACATTCATGCGCGTTCTGAGGTACAGTGCCTCGCCTTTATCGCGCACAATAATTTGCTGGATATCGGCAGAGAGAGTGACTGGGGAGCGCACCGTATTGAACACGAGCTGAGTGCACAGTATGGGATTACGCATGGAGAAGGTATGGCTGTTGTAACCATCGCATGGGCCCGCTACATGGCTGCGCATCATCCGGATAAGCTGGCGCAGCTCGCTAGCAGAATTTTTGGTGTCGATCCATTTGTTTACACAAAAGAAGATATGGCCTATATCCTTGCGGACAGGCTGGAGGAATTTTTCCGGTCGCTGCATCTGAAAACCACCTTGCATGAGATGGGAATCGATGATGCACATTTTGAGGAGATGGCTAATCGGGCTACCAATAATGGTAAAGACTGCGTTGGACATTATGTGGCGTTGAATAAACAAATTTTTGTGGATATACTGAAGATGGCGTTATAA
- a CDS encoding 1,4-beta-N-acetylmuramidase codes for MRKLLVTLLAAGLCLTGVHAQETENTDGTVTNTDTNEIKTVTADTYQQIGEMEGAENAAMGDGTPQQPQTQYRSRSANARLIAPVWGMNGTTKTFTYTKNGQSVVVENPKQVVDVSEHDGKINWEKLKSEGIDGAILRIGWGVGYTDEYFDYNIRECKRLGIPYGLYLYSYAYDANFAYAEADSTIERLQGYDLTDMSYPIYYDIEAFKAYNHDGATRVPPKDVKTYESIIKTFVDKMNSAGYSGKVHVYSYRSYCQKQLNSAYILGLTSWIAEYGSYLAFDNPYYTGDSGWQYTSEADFEGITPENVDVSMFTNTLLSLQTQSPANLTATVEGTNIKLTWDKVLYNTRYRVYYQTTDDGEWNYLTSQTGTSYTFKTGTSGASYRFVVRTANLINGEYKFSQASFSNRLTYPQKKAQGFYNLSRRVRVFSSPNAANYNRYDPFKKKWMGSMKNYNNKPLLLTREYVNEEGTSYWSAYYNGKWIGYINSYALKNSVKKDTYFGWGENNARVFNTPNPQKYWLYNAPADKWVKRMTGYRNQKFTIKRSLARADGSLYYSCYIGDKWIGYINSWGFQNQ; via the coding sequence TTGAGAAAACTTTTAGTCACATTGCTGGCAGCCGGTCTTTGCCTGACAGGTGTCCATGCACAAGAAACAGAGAATACAGATGGTACTGTAACCAATACAGATACAAATGAAATTAAGACAGTTACAGCAGATACATATCAGCAGATTGGTGAGATGGAAGGAGCTGAAAATGCTGCCATGGGAGACGGTACGCCACAGCAGCCACAAACGCAGTATAGAAGCAGATCAGCAAATGCCCGCTTGATTGCACCTGTCTGGGGAATGAACGGAACAACGAAAACCTTTACATATACAAAGAATGGACAAAGCGTTGTTGTTGAAAATCCAAAGCAGGTAGTCGATGTCTCTGAGCATGATGGTAAAATAAACTGGGAAAAATTGAAAAGTGAGGGAATTGACGGCGCAATTCTTAGAATCGGATGGGGTGTCGGATACACAGATGAATATTTTGATTATAATATAAGAGAATGTAAACGTCTGGGAATTCCTTATGGTTTATATCTATACAGCTATGCATATGATGCTAACTTTGCCTATGCGGAAGCGGATAGTACAATTGAACGTCTGCAGGGATATGATTTAACTGATATGTCTTATCCGATTTATTATGATATAGAGGCGTTCAAGGCATATAATCATGATGGAGCAACACGTGTTCCGCCAAAGGATGTTAAGACGTATGAAAGTATTATCAAAACATTCGTTGATAAAATGAACAGTGCAGGTTATAGTGGAAAAGTGCACGTTTACAGCTATCGCAGTTATTGCCAGAAGCAGCTAAACTCTGCCTATATTTTAGGACTTACTTCATGGATTGCAGAATATGGAAGCTATCTGGCGTTTGATAATCCGTACTATACGGGAGACAGTGGATGGCAGTATACATCGGAAGCTGATTTTGAAGGAATTACTCCAGAAAATGTGGATGTTAGTATGTTTACAAATACCCTGCTGAGTCTGCAGACACAAAGTCCTGCAAATCTGACAGCTACGGTAGAGGGAACAAATATCAAGCTGACTTGGGATAAGGTTCTTTACAATACGAGATACCGTGTATATTATCAGACAACAGACGATGGTGAATGGAATTATCTGACATCTCAAACCGGGACTTCCTATACCTTTAAAACGGGAACCTCCGGGGCATCCTACCGCTTCGTTGTCAGAACAGCAAACCTTATAAATGGCGAGTATAAATTTAGCCAAGCAAGCTTCAGTAACCGTCTGACTTATCCGCAAAAAAAGGCGCAGGGGTTCTATAATCTGTCCAGAAGAGTCCGTGTATTCTCGTCACCGAATGCTGCAAATTACAATCGCTATGATCCATTCAAGAAAAAATGGATGGGCAGCATGAAAAATTACAATAACAAACCACTGCTTTTAACAAGAGAATATGTGAATGAAGAAGGTACCTCTTACTGGTCTGCCTATTATAATGGGAAATGGATTGGTTATATAAATTCCTACGCATTGAAAAACAGTGTGAAAAAGGATACGTATTTTGGATGGGGAGAAAATAATGCTCGAGTCTTTAATACACCGAATCCACAGAAATACTGGCTTTATAACGCACCAGCAGATAAATGGGTGAAGCGAATGACTGGTTATCGTAATCAGAAATTTACAATCAAACGTTCTCTTGCCAGAGCAGATGGAAGCTTGTATTATTCCTGCTATATCGGAGATAAGTGGATTGGCTATATCAATAGCTGGGGATTCCAGAATCAATAG
- a CDS encoding peptide chain release factor 2, with protein MRQSLRSLVSHFDLAEKKHKIQELTSMTLQDDFWNDPQHAQTLIRQLNGIKDIVESYEKLNSALVGLEETHDLLKEDYDDEIFELFEAEYLEMEKNFDDFEIKILLSHEYDHSSAILELHPGAGGTESCDWADMLYRMYSRWAEKKGFKVSVLDYLPGDEAGIKSVTFLVEGDMAYGYLKAEKGVHRLVRISPFDSGGRRHTSFASLDVMPQFNNEIEIEIKPEDLIVETKRASGAGGQHINKTDSAVRMVHKPTGLVATCQNGRSQHENREEALRVLKSRLYQKMIEEQEARLAEIKGEQKANEWGSQIRSYVFHPYSMVKDHRTSCETSDVQGVMDGDLDAFIFAYLKTQI; from the coding sequence ATCAGGCAAAGCTTGCGCAGCTTGGTGAGTCACTTTGACTTAGCTGAAAAAAAACATAAGATTCAGGAGCTGACGAGCATGACGCTGCAGGATGATTTCTGGAATGATCCGCAGCATGCGCAAACACTGATTCGTCAGCTGAACGGTATCAAGGACATCGTGGAAAGCTACGAAAAGCTGAACAGTGCGCTGGTAGGTCTGGAAGAAACACATGATCTTTTGAAGGAAGATTATGATGATGAAATTTTCGAGCTGTTTGAAGCAGAGTATTTGGAGATGGAAAAGAACTTTGATGATTTTGAAATCAAGATTCTTCTGTCCCATGAATATGATCATTCCAGTGCAATCCTGGAGCTGCATCCGGGAGCCGGTGGAACAGAATCCTGTGACTGGGCGGATATGCTGTATCGCATGTATTCACGCTGGGCTGAGAAAAAAGGCTTCAAGGTCAGCGTGCTGGACTATCTTCCCGGAGATGAGGCAGGGATCAAATCCGTGACCTTCCTTGTGGAGGGTGATATGGCGTATGGGTATCTGAAGGCGGAAAAGGGCGTTCACCGTCTGGTGCGCATATCGCCGTTTGATTCCGGCGGGAGAAGGCATACATCCTTTGCTTCTCTGGATGTTATGCCGCAGTTTAACAACGAAATCGAAATCGAAATCAAACCGGAGGATCTGATTGTGGAGACCAAGCGTGCCAGTGGAGCCGGCGGTCAGCATATCAACAAAACAGATTCCGCAGTCCGCATGGTGCATAAGCCGACCGGATTGGTGGCCACCTGTCAGAATGGCCGAAGCCAGCATGAAAACCGGGAAGAGGCGCTGCGTGTCTTGAAAAGTCGTCTGTATCAGAAGATGATTGAGGAGCAGGAAGCCCGACTGGCGGAAATCAAGGGTGAGCAGAAAGCCAATGAGTGGGGTTCACAAATACGTTCCTATGTATTCCATCCGTATTCCATGGTGAAGGATCATAGGACCAGCTGTGAAACCAGTGATGTGCAGGGAGTTATGGATGGCGATCTGGATGCGTTTATCTTCGCATATTTAAAAACACAGATTTGA
- a CDS encoding Na+/H+ antiporter NhaC family protein: MKNEKKGSFLGLLPLIVFLVAYMGTGLGTGSFDNMPLMTGIAIASGVALLLNKRDKKTPFEEKIALYCKGGGEETLILMVLIFLLAGAFGGVAKGMGAVDSIVNMGLTILPGNLILPGIFLIGCLLSFSMGTSMGTVAALMPIAVDISNKTGINVCLLAGAVVGGAMFGDNLSFISDTTIAATRTQEVSMKDKFKANILMVLPAVVINVILLAIQSGGDVSLGNIGSFSFVNIIPYILVIALSLVGLNVVVVMIIGILSGVVIGCFNGGFTLIQSLTIIHDGAIGMEDMALIAVMVGGMVELMKHFGGMDFLMNQLTKGAKSSRGGELSIAALVSLLDIATTNNTISIIAAGPIARDIADNFHISRSRVASILDLFSSAFNGLLPYAGQLLVAGGLANVSPTAIMGYNWYSMLMIVFGIVFIIIGFPKFKDIRTKKEQVEKEA; the protein is encoded by the coding sequence ATGAAAAATGAAAAGAAAGGCAGTTTTCTTGGATTGCTGCCGCTGATTGTATTCCTTGTTGCGTACATGGGTACGGGACTTGGAACAGGAAGCTTTGACAACATGCCGCTGATGACGGGAATCGCCATCGCATCCGGAGTCGCATTACTGTTAAACAAAAGAGATAAGAAAACACCATTCGAGGAAAAAATTGCATTGTACTGTAAAGGAGGAGGAGAAGAAACTCTGATTCTGATGGTTCTGATTTTCCTGCTTGCCGGTGCTTTTGGCGGAGTCGCAAAGGGAATGGGAGCCGTTGACTCTATCGTAAACATGGGACTTACCATTCTGCCCGGAAATCTGATTCTGCCCGGAATCTTCCTGATTGGATGTCTGTTGAGCTTCTCCATGGGAACATCCATGGGAACCGTTGCCGCACTCATGCCGATTGCAGTTGATATATCCAATAAAACGGGCATCAATGTCTGTCTGTTAGCCGGAGCTGTTGTCGGCGGTGCAATGTTTGGAGATAATCTTTCCTTTATTTCCGATACGACCATTGCCGCAACACGAACGCAGGAGGTATCCATGAAGGATAAATTCAAAGCGAATATACTGATGGTTCTGCCTGCTGTTGTCATCAATGTGATTCTGCTCGCTATCCAGTCTGGAGGCGATGTGAGTCTTGGAAATATCGGTTCCTTCAGCTTTGTGAATATCATACCGTATATTTTGGTCATCGCCTTGTCCCTGGTCGGCTTGAATGTTGTGGTCGTGATGATCATCGGTATTTTATCCGGAGTGGTCATCGGATGCTTCAATGGCGGGTTTACCCTGATACAGTCGCTTACGATTATTCATGACGGTGCAATCGGTATGGAGGATATGGCTTTGATCGCCGTTATGGTCGGCGGTATGGTAGAGCTGATGAAGCACTTTGGCGGTATGGATTTCCTGATGAATCAGCTGACAAAAGGGGCAAAATCATCCAGAGGCGGCGAGCTGTCCATTGCGGCTCTGGTAAGTCTTCTGGACATTGCGACTACCAACAATACAATATCGATTATCGCAGCCGGTCCGATTGCCAGAGATATTGCGGATAATTTCCATATTTCAAGATCGCGTGTCGCAAGTATCCTGGATCTGTTTTCCTCCGCATTTAATGGTCTGTTGCCATATGCCGGACAGCTGCTGGTAGCCGGAGGTCTGGCGAATGTATCGCCAACCGCTATCATGGGCTATAACTGGTATTCCATGCTGATGATTGTCTTCGGAATCGTCTTTATCATCATCGGATTTCCGAAATTCAAGGATATCAGAACGAAAAAAGAACAGGTTGAAAAGGAAGCATAG
- a CDS encoding cold shock domain-containing protein codes for MRGKVKMFNQEKGYGFITLEDGKDVFFHYSQLMMEGFKTIDADAEVEFDLVETDRGLQAHNIVKA; via the coding sequence ATGCGAGGAAAAGTAAAAATGTTTAACCAGGAAAAGGGATACGGATTCATCACTTTAGAGGATGGAAAAGATGTATTCTTCCACTATTCACAATTGATGATGGAAGGTTTCAAAACAATTGATGCTGATGCAGAAGTTGAATTTGATTTAGTTGAAACTGACCGTGGACTGCAGGCTCACAACATCGTTAAAGCGTAA
- a CDS encoding DeoR/GlpR transcriptional regulator: protein MLKLERQLFIEKELHEKGSVLVSELSKVLDCSEETIRRDIKEMEAAGKLNKIHGGAYLPDKYDKGVPIELRESFFASEKEQMADKAVDIIKDHSVIMLDSSTTCLKLAEAIISSGKCITLITNSLRISSLFNSQSSNVNLICLGGQLHRATASFTGYRTTDTLKQNFADITFISCPALHLQHGLSDNNLNEAEVRKHMLENSHYKVLIVDHTKFDSISDVLFYDLAGVDLLITDQPLSETWEEYCRKSSIEIIYS from the coding sequence ATGTTAAAGCTAGAACGGCAGTTGTTTATTGAAAAGGAGCTGCACGAAAAGGGCAGTGTACTTGTTTCCGAGCTCAGCAAGGTACTGGATTGCTCAGAAGAGACAATACGCCGGGATATCAAGGAAATGGAAGCGGCCGGAAAGCTCAACAAAATTCATGGTGGTGCCTATCTGCCGGATAAATACGACAAGGGTGTGCCGATTGAATTACGTGAATCATTCTTCGCCAGCGAAAAGGAACAGATGGCGGACAAGGCGGTGGATATCATCAAGGATCATTCTGTCATTATGCTGGATTCCAGCACGACATGTCTGAAGCTTGCGGAGGCAATCATCTCATCCGGAAAATGTATTACATTGATCACCAATTCGCTGCGTATCAGTTCTTTGTTTAATTCCCAGTCATCCAATGTGAATCTGATTTGTCTGGGTGGACAGCTTCATCGGGCAACTGCATCCTTTACCGGGTATCGGACGACAGATACGCTGAAGCAGAATTTTGCGGATATCACCTTTATCTCCTGTCCGGCACTGCATCTGCAGCATGGACTCTCTGACAACAACCTGAATGAGGCAGAGGTGCGCAAGCATATGCTGGAAAATTCCCACTATAAAGTCCTGATTGTCGATCATACAAAGTTTGATTCCATATCGGACGTCCTGTTTTATGACCTTGCCGGAGTTGACCTGTTGATAACGGATCAGCCGCTCAGTGAGACATGGGAGGAGTATTGCAGAAAGTCATCTATCGAAATTATTTATTCGTAA
- the secA gene encoding preprotein translocase subunit SecA — MANFIERLLNGEKKTLHNLEKTAEQVMALANDMEALSDDALREKTQEYKHRYEEGENLDSLLVEAFATSREAARRTIGEYPYKVQIMGAVAMHQGDIAEMKTGEGKTLTSTMCVYLNALSGKGVHVVTVNDYLAGRDAEWMGQIYRFLGLTVGVNSRPLTPSQKRDAFNCDITYTTNSELGFDYLRDNMVTDVKDRVLRGLHVAIVDEVDSILVDESRTPLIISGGAKKTANLYLQADAFAKRLKGDDFEIDEKTRQIMLSEKGVSVAERYFKIKNLYDVDHTQLVHHITQALKANYIMKNEVEYVVQDDEIVIVDQFTGRTMPGRAYSDGLHQAIEAKEGVSIKEETSTLATITYQNFFRLYDKLAGMTGTAKTEEEEFLDIYNMRVIEIPTNRPVQRIDYPDAIFANPRLKFAALVKEVKELYEKGQPVLVGTISVETSELVHELLRKERIPHEVLNAKNHAREAEIIAKAGRPKSVTIATNMAGRGTDIKLTDESRALGGLVVLGSERHESRRIDNQLRGRSGRQGDPGYSRFYVSLKDELMIRFGGDKFEKLFESMGDAQIESKMVTKSISQAQKRVEGYNYDVRKQLLDYDDVLRKQREIMYEQRNFVLENEDVHGIVRDMIDRVIDSVVDANVDHTRHDESVDYAGVLQGLELLGLEEKDNLKLEEIQGKEKNDVTTYCAEKIFTLYDDKIKDIRDEFKQFEKTIVLRNMDRNWIEHIDMMDKLRNGIHLRSYAQNNPLQAYIQEGYEMFEEMQARIAREVVFFALKVQVERKVEN; from the coding sequence ATGGCTAATTTTATCGAACGTTTATTAAACGGTGAAAAAAAGACATTGCATAATCTGGAAAAGACTGCAGAACAGGTCATGGCACTGGCAAATGACATGGAAGCGTTAAGTGATGATGCATTGAGAGAAAAAACACAGGAGTACAAACATAGATATGAGGAAGGGGAAAACCTTGACAGTCTGCTGGTAGAAGCCTTTGCGACATCTCGTGAAGCTGCACGCCGTACGATTGGCGAGTACCCGTACAAGGTTCAGATCATGGGTGCGGTTGCTATGCACCAGGGCGATATTGCAGAGATGAAAACCGGTGAAGGTAAGACTTTGACCTCCACCATGTGCGTTTACCTGAATGCCTTAAGCGGCAAGGGGGTACACGTTGTTACTGTCAACGACTATCTGGCAGGACGTGATGCGGAATGGATGGGACAGATTTATCGATTCCTGGGCTTGACGGTAGGCGTAAATTCCCGCCCGCTGACACCATCTCAGAAGCGTGATGCATTTAACTGTGATATTACATATACCACAAACTCCGAGCTGGGATTTGATTATCTGCGCGACAATATGGTTACCGATGTGAAGGACCGCGTGCTGCGCGGGTTGCATGTCGCAATCGTCGATGAGGTCGATTCCATTCTGGTCGATGAATCCAGAACGCCGCTGATCATTTCCGGTGGTGCGAAAAAAACAGCAAACCTGTACCTGCAGGCGGATGCATTCGCAAAACGTCTGAAGGGGGATGATTTTGAAATTGATGAAAAAACCCGTCAGATCATGCTGAGTGAAAAGGGTGTAAGTGTCGCAGAGCGTTACTTCAAAATCAAGAATCTGTATGATGTGGATCACACCCAGCTGGTACATCATATAACACAGGCTTTAAAGGCGAACTATATCATGAAAAATGAGGTTGAGTACGTCGTACAGGATGATGAGATCGTCATTGTCGATCAGTTTACCGGACGTACGATGCCGGGCCGTGCATATTCCGATGGATTGCATCAGGCAATTGAGGCCAAAGAAGGTGTATCCATTAAGGAAGAGACTAGTACCCTTGCAACTATCACCTATCAGAACTTCTTCCGTCTGTACGATAAGCTTGCCGGTATGACCGGTACCGCAAAAACCGAGGAAGAGGAATTCCTGGATATCTATAATATGCGTGTTATTGAAATTCCTACAAACAGACCGGTACAGCGTATCGACTATCCGGATGCAATTTTTGCGAACCCGAGACTGAAGTTTGCGGCTCTGGTGAAAGAGGTTAAGGAGCTGTATGAAAAGGGGCAGCCGGTACTGGTTGGTACGATTTCCGTTGAAACCAGTGAGCTGGTGCATGAGCTGCTGCGCAAAGAGCGGATTCCTCACGAAGTGCTGAATGCGAAGAACCATGCGCGGGAAGCAGAAATTATCGCCAAGGCAGGTCGCCCGAAATCCGTAACGATCGCAACCAATATGGCAGGGCGTGGTACCGATATCAAGCTTACCGATGAGTCCAGAGCTCTTGGCGGACTGGTCGTTCTTGGAAGTGAGCGTCATGAGTCCAGACGTATTGACAACCAGCTGCGTGGACGAAGCGGACGTCAGGGGGATCCGGGATACTCCCGCTTCTATGTTTCCTTAAAGGATGAGCTGATGATTCGTTTCGGCGGCGATAAATTTGAAAAGCTGTTTGAATCCATGGGAGATGCACAGATTGAATCCAAGATGGTAACAAAATCGATTTCTCAGGCACAGAAACGTGTCGAGGGCTATAACTATGATGTTCGTAAGCAGCTGCTGGATTATGATGATGTATTGCGTAAGCAGCGTGAAATCATGTATGAGCAGCGTAATTTCGTTCTGGAAAATGAGGATGTTCACGGCATCGTTCGTGATATGATAGACCGCGTCATTGACAGTGTGGTGGATGCGAATGTGGATCATACCCGCCATGATGAAAGCGTGGATTATGCAGGTGTTCTGCAGGGACTGGAGCTGCTCGGACTGGAAGAAAAGGATAATCTGAAGCTGGAGGAAATCCAGGGTAAGGAAAAGAATGATGTAACAACATACTGTGCAGAGAAAATCTTCACACTATACGATGATAAAATCAAGGATATCCGTGATGAATTTAAGCAGTTTGAAAAAACCATCGTACTGCGGAATATGGACCGCAACTGGATTGAGCATATTGATATGATGGATAAGCTGAGAAACGGTATTCACCTGCGCTCTTATGCGCAGAACAATCCTTTACAGGCATATATCCAGGAAGGATATGAAATGTTTGAGGAAATGCAGGCACGTATTGCACGTGAGGTTGTATTCTTTGCTTTAAAGGTACAGGTAGAAAGAAAAGTGGAAAACTAA
- a CDS encoding collagen-like protein: MLYDENEYYDSCDCCCDCCCEGPRGPRGFRGATGSIGPTGPTGIGITGPTGATGVTGSTGATGPAGIGPTGPTGATGNTGSTGPTGPEGSGADCLCVQQMINILLQIIQLYPNDTIIVAMESGNNASGRAGSLLPSPDYGLLQLTNAQGVPQEAVSICRIASVRITSAVYNEAITYLPAPVPAPTGCSAACENAVRSYLPVGTSGVDINAGGQTVGQGTVIRNEFTMVVLVGPNNSDPTFVSACKAEIITK; this comes from the coding sequence ATGTTATATGATGAGAATGAATATTATGACAGCTGTGATTGCTGTTGTGATTGTTGCTGTGAGGGCCCACGTGGTCCCAGAGGATTTCGTGGTGCTACAGGAAGTATCGGTCCAACAGGGCCAACCGGTATCGGAATCACCGGTCCTACGGGAGCCACAGGAGTAACCGGAAGTACCGGAGCAACGGGCCCAGCGGGTATCGGACCAACCGGCCCGACCGGGGCAACGGGAAATACAGGAAGCACAGGACCAACCGGCCCTGAAGGAAGTGGTGCTGACTGCTTGTGTGTTCAGCAGATGATCAATATATTGTTGCAGATCATTCAGCTCTATCCAAACGATACTATCATTGTTGCAATGGAAAGTGGTAACAATGCCAGTGGCCGTGCCGGTTCCCTGCTGCCGTCACCTGATTATGGACTGCTGCAGCTCACCAATGCACAGGGCGTACCTCAAGAGGCCGTGTCGATCTGCCGCATTGCATCTGTGCGAATTACGAGCGCAGTATATAATGAAGCTATTACGTATCTTCCTGCACCTGTACCTGCTCCAACCGGATGCAGTGCTGCCTGCGAAAATGCTGTACGCTCCTACCTTCCAGTCGGAACCTCGGGTGTTGACATTAACGCCGGCGGTCAGACGGTGGGACAGGGAACTGTGATAAGAAATGAATTCACAATGGTGGTACTGGTAGGCCCAAACAACAGCGATCCGACATTTGTATCAGCATGTAAGGCAGAAATCATTACGAAATAA